A window of Harpia harpyja isolate bHarHar1 chromosome 23, bHarHar1 primary haplotype, whole genome shotgun sequence contains these coding sequences:
- the DYRK2 gene encoding dual specificity tyrosine-phosphorylation-regulated kinase 2 isoform X2, with product MNEHLHVGSHGQIQVQQLFEDNSNKRTVLTTQPNGLTALGKSGLPVVQDRQSESAHRRQGSSSSLKSTDGTGKVKASVMTPEQAMKQYMQKLTAFEHHEIFSYPEIYFLGPNAKKRQGVIGGSNNCGYDDDQGSYIQVPHDHIAYRYEVLKVIGKGSFGQVVKAYDHKMHQHVALKMVRNEKRFHRQAAEEIKILEHLRKQDKDNNMNVIHMLENFTFRSHICMTFELLSMNLYELIKKNKFQGFSLPLVRKFAHSILQCLDALHKNRIIHCDLKPENILLKQQGRSGIKVIDFGSSCYEHQRVYTYIQSRFYRAPEVILGARYGMPIDMWSLGCILAELLTGYPLLPGEDEGDQLACMIELLGMPSPKLLDSSKRAKNFVSSKGYPRYCSITTLSDGSVILNGGRSRRGKLRGPPESREWGNALKGCDDPLFLDFLKQCLEWDPAIRMTPSQALRHPWLRRRLPKLPTGEKASAKRITESTGAITSISKLPPTSSSASKLRTNLAQMTDANGNIQQRTVLPKLVS from the coding sequence ATGAATGAGCACCTCCATGTTGGTAGCCACGGACAAATCCAGGTTCAGCAGCTGTTCGAAGATAATAGTAACAAGAGGACAGTTCTGACGACACAGCCAAATGGACTTACAGCGCTAGGCAAATCTGGATTGCCAGTGGTTCAGGACAGACAGTCAGAGAGTGCTCACAGACGACAAGGGAGCTCCAGCTCTTTAAAATCTACAGATGGAACAGGGAAGGTGAAAGCCTCCGTTATGACACCAGAGCAGGCAATGAAGCAATACATGCAAAAGTTAACAGCTTTTGAGCATCATGAGATTTTCAGCTACCCTGAAATATACTTTTTGGGTCCAAACGCAAAGAAGCGGCAAGGCGTGATTGGTGGTTCAAACAATTGCGGGTATGATGATGACCAAGGGTCTTATATACAAGTACCCCATGATCATATTGCGTACAGGTATGAAGTCCTGAAAGTTATAGGGAAGGGAAGCTTTGGGCAGGTGGTGAAGGCCTACGATCACAAGATGCATCAGCATGTGGCACTAAAAATGGTGAGAAATGAAAAACGTTTCCACCGCCAAGCTGCGGAAGAAATTAAGATCCTGGAGCATCTCCGGAAACAAGATAAGGATAACAACATGAATGTTATTCACATGTTGGAAAACTTCACATTCCGCAGCCATATCTGCATGACATTTGAATTGCTGAGCATGAACCTGTAtgaattaataaagaaaaacaagtttcagGGCTTTAGCCTGCCTTTGGTCCGCAAGTTTGCCCACTCAATTTTACAGTGCTTGGATGCTTTGCACAAAAACAGAATCATTCACTGTGACCTTAAACCTGAGAACATTCTGTTGAAGCAACAGGGTAGAAGTGGTATTAAAGTGATTGATTTTGGCTCAAGTTGTTATGAGCATCAGCGTGTCTACACTTACATTCAGTCACGTTTTTACCGTGCACCTGAAGTCATCCTTGGTGCTCGTTACGGGATGCCCATAGATATGTGGAGCTTGGGCTGTATTCTAGCAGAGCTTCTCACCGGTTATCCACTTTTACCTGGAGAAGATGAAGGAGACCAGCTGGCTTGTATGATTGAGCTATTGGGCATGCCTTCTCCAAAACTCTTAGATTCATCCAAGCGAGCCAAAAACTTCGTGAGCTCTAAGGGTTATCCCCGCTACTGCAGCATTACAACCTTGTCTGATGGCTCTGTAATACTTAATGGTGGACGCTCTCGGAGGGGAAAACTACGTGGCCCACCAGAGAGCAGAGAATGGGGTAATGCATTAAAGGGATGTGATGATCCCCTGTTCCTTGACTTCTTAAAACAGTGTTTAGAATGGGATCCTGCTATCCGTATGACACCCAGCCAGGCTTTGCGGCATCCCTGGCTAAGGAGACGGTTGCCAAAGCTTCCAACGGGGGAAAAGGCCTCAGCGAAGAGAATTACAGAGAGCACTGGTGCTATAACGTCGATTTCCAAGTTACCTCCGACTTCAAGCTCAGCTTCAAAACTGAGGACTAATTTGGCACAGATGACAGATGCCAACGGGAATATTCAGCAAAGAACAGTGTTGCCAAAACTCGTTAGCTGA